One window from the genome of Flavobacterium agricola encodes:
- a CDS encoding BamA/TamA family outer membrane protein encodes MFKRPKTTAASSENTAIDYDPYAGKIIRKIIFESNDPFGYSVDDSTKTPKTWLENVGNDLHLKTKPWAIKNYLLFKENQPLNPEKIIESERILYTQKFIRKIKIIPVPIPTTTDSVDLVVRSLDAWSIIFKASMNSKVLKTEINQRNFAGLGHQFTPAYQHNYVEGTNKYQLQYRVPNIKQTFIEYNINYLKDFNNNKVRTVELKRDFFSNFTKWVGGIKYEHLFKNDTIYNLDLEKERLKYKYDQYDIWGGYAFKIFDAPELVNATHLITTTRFVNTNYTLRPDQTQDPYHFYSDTNLWLTSVGLTSRFFNKSEDIFYQGVTEYYQTGQNIFITTGYEHRNKRRRFYLGGQLSNGRNYNFGYLATTLEAGTYFNNGKTEQSLVKLSLFYMSNIFTIGDWKFRQFIVPKAAIGNNRFNVWNDVASLGLREDGIVGFNNYKRGTKKATLSLQLQSYSPKNFYGFRLNPFLSANFGTIANTGEKLVNSKVYSSFGAGIQISNDFLVFDKLQVSFIYIPTLPTQGKNIIHLNSFNNTDLALPNFEISKPEIISYF; translated from the coding sequence TTGTTTAAAAGACCAAAAACAACAGCAGCATCTTCAGAAAATACAGCTATAGATTATGATCCTTATGCTGGTAAAATTATTCGCAAAATCATTTTTGAATCCAATGATCCGTTTGGTTATTCAGTAGATGATTCTACTAAAACGCCAAAAACTTGGTTAGAAAACGTAGGGAATGATTTGCACTTAAAAACAAAACCTTGGGCTATAAAAAACTATTTACTTTTTAAAGAAAATCAGCCGTTAAATCCGGAAAAAATTATTGAGTCAGAACGTATTTTATACACGCAAAAGTTTATCAGAAAAATTAAAATTATTCCAGTTCCTATACCAACCACAACCGATTCGGTTGACTTGGTTGTGCGTTCCTTAGATGCCTGGAGTATAATTTTTAAAGCTTCGATGAATAGTAAAGTTTTAAAAACTGAGATAAACCAACGTAACTTTGCAGGTTTAGGCCATCAGTTCACCCCTGCGTACCAACACAATTATGTTGAAGGAACCAACAAATATCAATTACAATATCGCGTTCCGAACATCAAACAAACCTTTATTGAATATAACATAAATTATTTAAAAGATTTTAATAATAACAAGGTTAGAACAGTCGAATTAAAACGTGATTTTTTTTCGAACTTTACCAAATGGGTTGGTGGTATAAAATACGAACATTTATTTAAAAACGATACGATTTATAATTTAGATCTTGAAAAAGAAAGGCTAAAATACAAATACGACCAATACGATATTTGGGGTGGTTATGCGTTTAAAATTTTTGATGCTCCAGAACTTGTAAATGCAACCCATTTAATAACAACCACCCGATTTGTAAATACAAATTATACATTAAGGCCTGATCAAACACAAGATCCGTATCATTTTTATAGCGATACCAATTTATGGTTAACATCGGTTGGTTTAACTTCTCGTTTTTTTAATAAAAGTGAAGATATATTTTATCAGGGCGTAACAGAATACTACCAAACCGGACAAAACATTTTTATTACAACGGGTTATGAACACCGTAATAAAAGGCGTCGTTTTTATCTGGGCGGACAACTTTCTAACGGGCGCAATTATAATTTTGGATATTTAGCCACAACCTTAGAAGCGGGCACCTATTTTAATAATGGCAAAACAGAACAAAGTTTAGTTAAACTAAGTTTGTTTTACATGAGCAATATTTTTACCATTGGTGATTGGAAATTTAGGCAATTTATTGTGCCTAAAGCAGCCATTGGAAATAACAGATTTAATGTTTGGAATGATGTTGCATCTTTAGGCTTACGAGAAGATGGAATTGTTGGTTTTAACAACTATAAACGTGGAACCAAAAAAGCAACTTTGTCGTTGCAATTACAAAGTTATTCGCCTAAAAACTTTTATGGGTTTAGATTAAATCCATTTTTGTCAGCCAATTTTGGAACCATTGCCAATACCGGAGAAAAGTTGGTAAACTCTAAAGTTTATTCGAGTTTTGGGGCTGGGATACAAATTTCTAATGATTTTTTAGTATTTGATAAGCTTCAAGTTTCATTTATCTATATACCAACTTTACCAACACAAGGTAAAAATATAATTCATTTAAATTCTTTCAATAATACTGATTTGGCTTTACCTAATTTTGAAATTAGTAAGCCAGAAATAATTTCTTACTTTTAA
- a CDS encoding DNA topoisomerase IV, producing MNKFLIIPFTLLFISCYQQQNDCAEYKTGKFEFKQDVNGVEHVSIFERNDSLQIETFNGKTDTASVRWVSDCEFILQKINPKNMAEKQAINMKIVMTDKDGYTFEYSFVGQGKKQRGYATKIN from the coding sequence ATGAATAAATTCTTAATTATCCCTTTTACCTTATTGTTTATATCTTGTTACCAACAACAAAATGATTGTGCAGAATATAAAACAGGTAAATTTGAATTTAAGCAAGACGTAAATGGTGTAGAACATGTTTCGATTTTTGAACGAAACGACTCTTTACAAATTGAAACTTTTAATGGCAAAACAGATACTGCCTCAGTACGTTGGGTTTCTGATTGTGAATTTATTTTACAAAAAATAAACCCTAAAAATATGGCAGAAAAGCAAGCCATCAACATGAAAATTGTTATGACAGATAAAGATGGCTATACGTTTGAATATTCGTTTGTTGGTCAAGGTAAAAAACAACGTGGGTATGCCACTAAAATAAATTAA
- a CDS encoding DUF6095 family protein, producing the protein MSTNKNLLYKGVKYSIGSFPLMFIGPVIIHSSFKNQGHPFFIPILLLGIAIAGFSAYLLFKGVTKITSALFNDSEN; encoded by the coding sequence ATGTCAACAAACAAAAATTTATTATATAAAGGAGTTAAATACAGCATAGGTTCATTTCCATTAATGTTTATTGGGCCTGTTATTATACATTCCTCATTTAAAAATCAAGGGCATCCTTTTTTTATCCCTATTTTACTTTTAGGAATTGCAATTGCTGGTTTTTCTGCTTATTTACTTTTTAAAGGCGTTACCAAAATAACAAGTGCTTTGTTTAATGATTCTGAAAACTAA
- the murQ gene encoding N-acetylmuramic acid 6-phosphate etherase, with the protein MKGFTKTTESDSKYDNLENMELQDLLEAINQEDQFVPVAVSKAIPEIKKVIEIVVKQLKAGGRLFYIGAGTSGRLGVVDASECPPTFGVSSDLVIGLIAGGDTAIRKAVEFAEDDLNQAWLDLNKHNITTLDVVLGIAASGTTPYVLGGLEKCNQNQITTASITCNRNSPISQTAKYPIEVIVGPEFVTGSSRMKAGTAQKLVLNMISTATMIQLGKVKGNKMVDMQLSNDKLIDRGVRMIMEQIPVDYVKAKELLLQNNSVRKAVDFYLNN; encoded by the coding sequence ATGAAAGGATTTACAAAAACTACCGAATCCGATTCTAAATATGATAATTTAGAAAACATGGAACTGCAGGATTTACTTGAAGCTATTAATCAAGAAGATCAATTTGTTCCTGTTGCTGTTTCAAAAGCTATTCCTGAAATTAAAAAGGTAATAGAAATTGTTGTTAAACAACTTAAAGCAGGCGGTAGATTATTTTACATTGGCGCCGGAACTTCTGGAAGATTAGGAGTTGTAGATGCCTCAGAATGCCCGCCAACCTTTGGTGTTTCTTCAGATTTAGTTATTGGTCTTATTGCAGGTGGTGATACCGCTATTAGAAAAGCTGTTGAATTTGCTGAAGACGATTTAAACCAAGCTTGGCTAGATTTAAATAAACATAATATTACAACTTTAGATGTTGTACTTGGTATTGCTGCCTCTGGAACCACCCCATATGTTTTGGGTGGGCTAGAAAAATGCAACCAAAACCAAATAACAACAGCAAGCATAACATGTAACCGAAATTCCCCAATTTCACAAACAGCAAAGTACCCTATTGAAGTTATTGTTGGGCCTGAGTTTGTAACCGGCAGTTCTAGAATGAAAGCCGGAACAGCACAAAAACTGGTATTAAACATGATTTCTACCGCTACCATGATACAATTAGGTAAGGTAAAAGGAAATAAAATGGTTGATATGCAGTTAAGTAATGATAAACTTATTGATCGCGGCGTACGAATGATAATGGAACAAATTCCTGTTGATTACGTAAAAGCAAAAGAATTATTATTACAAAACAACTCGGTCAGAAAAGCAGTTGATTTTTATTTAAATAACTAA
- a CDS encoding ZIP family metal transporter codes for MYIFLPFASVIIGYFISLFIKPTENKKLKFLLAFSGAFLLTLTVCHLLPEIFTPTADQLVHHAHEHDHDHGHNHTHNTLGLYIMLGILLQIVLEFFSKGAEHGHVHVHDKNIPYSLFISLCLHALLEGMPVAKHHDLALGIAIHHLPIAIILASFFAQAQLSKSKIFIYMLIFALMTPLGTIIWSNSTFLLDYTKEITAVVIGILFHISATIIFESNEDHKFNLTKLVSIILGILLASFM; via the coding sequence ATGTATATTTTTTTACCATTTGCATCTGTCATTATTGGTTATTTTATTTCGTTGTTTATAAAACCAACTGAAAATAAAAAATTAAAATTTTTACTTGCTTTTAGCGGTGCCTTTTTGTTAACGTTAACGGTTTGTCATTTACTTCCAGAAATTTTTACACCAACTGCAGATCAGCTGGTACATCATGCTCACGAACACGACCATGACCACGGACATAATCATACGCACAATACATTGGGGCTGTATATTATGTTAGGTATTTTACTACAAATTGTTTTAGAATTTTTTTCGAAAGGAGCCGAACACGGGCACGTGCATGTACATGATAAAAACATTCCGTATTCGTTATTTATTAGCTTATGCTTACATGCCTTGCTTGAAGGCATGCCGGTAGCAAAACATCATGATTTGGCTTTAGGAATAGCCATTCATCACTTACCTATTGCCATTATTTTAGCTTCATTTTTTGCTCAAGCACAGCTTTCAAAATCAAAAATATTTATTTACATGCTTATTTTTGCTTTAATGACACCGCTTGGAACCATAATTTGGTCTAATTCAACCTTCTTATTGGATTATACCAAAGAAATCACCGCTGTGGTTATTGGTATTTTATTTCATATTTCGGCAACCATTATTTTTGAAAGTAATGAAGATCATAAATTTAATTTAACCAAATTGGTTTCTATAATTTTAGGAATTCTTTTAGCTAGTTTTATGTAA
- a CDS encoding class I SAM-dependent methyltransferase, which translates to MQKVESNWFASWFDTPYYHILYKDRDHKEAQLFMDNITQYLNLPEQAKVLDLACGKGRHSIYLNQLGYDVTGADLSSNSIEAASKFENSTLQFKIHDMREPFEEKYDAIFNLFTSFGYFNDAEDNLKTLTAIKNSLNEFGFAVMDFMNVDFVIPNLVAEETKVVDGITFDIKRYYKDKHIFKEIRFTDQNESYFFTEKVSALTLDDFQDLMDQAGIYLLDVFGDYKLNKFSPASSPRLIMIFK; encoded by the coding sequence ATGCAAAAAGTAGAATCGAATTGGTTTGCTTCGTGGTTTGACACGCCGTACTACCATATTTTATATAAAGATCGTGACCATAAAGAAGCACAACTTTTTATGGACAATATTACCCAATATTTAAATTTACCCGAACAAGCTAAAGTTTTAGACTTGGCTTGTGGCAAAGGCCGCCATTCTATTTATCTGAATCAACTGGGGTATGATGTTACCGGTGCCGATTTATCCAGCAATAGCATCGAAGCTGCATCAAAGTTTGAAAACAGCACCTTACAATTTAAAATTCACGACATGCGTGAACCTTTTGAAGAAAAATACGATGCTATTTTTAATTTATTTACCAGTTTTGGTTACTTTAACGATGCAGAAGATAATTTAAAAACCTTAACTGCAATAAAAAACAGTTTAAATGAGTTTGGATTTGCAGTGATGGATTTTATGAATGTTGATTTTGTAATACCGAATTTAGTAGCTGAAGAAACTAAAGTGGTTGACGGAATTACATTTGATATTAAAAGATATTACAAAGACAAACATATTTTTAAAGAAATTAGATTTACCGACCAAAACGAATCTTACTTTTTTACAGAAAAAGTTTCTGCATTAACTTTGGACGATTTTCAAGATTTAATGGATCAGGCAGGCATTTACTTGCTTGATGTTTTTGGAGATTACAAACTAAACAAGTTTTCTCCGGCTAGCTCACCGCGTTTAATTATGATTTTTAAATAA
- a CDS encoding THUMP domain-containing class I SAM-dependent RNA methyltransferase: protein MENFKMIAKTFFGFEEILAKELAQLGAQRVEQGTRMVSFYGDKGFMYKANLALRTALKILKPIKIFKVYDEKSLYQGIQAIDWSEYINENQTFVVDVTMYSEVFNNSQFVALKAKDAIVDQFRENTGKRPSIDKDFPDLKINVHIDRDTCSVALDSSGESLHHRGYRTATNMAPINEVLAAGILLLTGWDGKGDFMDPMCGSGTILVEAAMIACNIPANVNRKEFAFERWNDWDNELFNKILDSLLNKTREYHYKMIGFDKAPSAVAKAKDNIANANLSEYIEVFNQDFFESEKETDGPLHMVFNPPYGERLDIQLERFYREIGDTLKQHYANTNAWFITGNLEALKFVGLKPSRKIKLFNGKLETRLVKYEMYAGSKRAKFQQ, encoded by the coding sequence ATGGAAAATTTTAAAATGATTGCGAAAACTTTTTTTGGTTTTGAAGAAATTTTAGCAAAAGAATTGGCACAATTAGGTGCACAACGTGTAGAACAAGGTACACGTATGGTAAGTTTTTATGGAGATAAAGGATTTATGTACAAAGCTAATTTAGCTTTACGTACGGCCTTAAAAATTTTAAAACCCATAAAAATATTTAAAGTTTACGACGAAAAAAGTTTATACCAAGGCATTCAGGCTATAGACTGGTCTGAATATATTAACGAGAATCAAACCTTTGTGGTTGATGTTACTATGTATTCTGAAGTTTTTAATAACTCACAATTTGTAGCTTTAAAAGCAAAAGATGCGATTGTGGATCAGTTTCGTGAAAACACAGGTAAACGTCCAAGCATTGATAAAGATTTTCCGGACCTAAAAATAAATGTACATATTGACCGAGATACATGTTCGGTTGCTTTAGATAGCTCGGGCGAATCTTTACACCACCGTGGCTATCGTACGGCAACAAATATGGCTCCGATTAACGAAGTTTTAGCAGCTGGTATTTTATTGCTTACTGGTTGGGACGGAAAAGGTGATTTTATGGATCCGATGTGCGGTTCTGGAACCATTTTGGTTGAAGCAGCTATGATTGCTTGCAACATTCCGGCAAACGTAAACCGAAAAGAATTTGCTTTTGAACGCTGGAACGATTGGGATAATGAATTGTTTAATAAAATTTTAGATTCGTTATTAAACAAAACCCGTGAATATCATTATAAAATGATTGGTTTCGATAAGGCACCTTCGGCGGTAGCAAAAGCAAAAGATAACATTGCTAATGCGAACTTAAGTGAATATATTGAAGTTTTTAATCAAGATTTTTTTGAAAGCGAAAAAGAAACAGACGGCCCGTTGCATATGGTTTTTAATCCACCTTACGGCGAGCGTTTAGATATTCAGTTAGAACGTTTTTATCGTGAAATTGGCGATACGTTAAAACAGCATTATGCCAATACAAACGCTTGGTTTATTACCGGAAATTTAGAAGCGCTTAAGTTTGTTGGTTTAAAACCATCACGAAAAATTAAATTATTTAATGGTAAATTAGAAACCCGTTTGGTTAAGTACGAAATGTACGCCGGAAGCAAACGTGCCAAATTTCAGCAATAA
- a CDS encoding porin family protein: protein MKKKLLQFALLITSLSFAQQATTNELEKASIGFNFGGTNNGTGYNLNIQRELNDKDWGIRVDFNYLAKQTNLSIINNNVSQKNRVRDQIYMVGAAVNYSFKNVISDPFYFYAYLGGHYSNQIFNYNKMVDCDCYKKPNPDHFGFYGGVELQYRFSNRFSLVAMYQLQQNFNSDIEKWQYLAGGGLKYNF from the coding sequence ATGAAAAAGAAATTATTACAATTTGCATTGCTTATAACCTCGTTAAGTTTTGCACAGCAAGCTACCACAAATGAGCTTGAAAAAGCATCAATTGGCTTTAATTTTGGTGGTACAAATAACGGAACTGGTTATAATTTAAATATTCAGCGGGAACTTAATGACAAAGATTGGGGAATTCGAGTAGATTTTAACTATTTAGCTAAACAAACCAACTTAAGCATTATTAACAATAATGTTTCTCAAAAAAATAGAGTGCGCGACCAAATTTATATGGTAGGAGCAGCTGTAAATTATTCTTTTAAAAATGTGATTTCTGATCCTTTTTATTTTTATGCTTACTTAGGAGGGCACTACTCAAATCAAATATTTAATTACAACAAAATGGTTGATTGCGATTGTTACAAAAAGCCAAATCCCGATCATTTTGGTTTTTACGGTGGGGTAGAATTGCAGTATCGTTTTTCTAACCGATTCAGTTTAGTTGCCATGTACCAATTACAACAAAACTTCAATTCGGACATTGAAAAATGGCAATATTTAGCTGGTGGTGGATTAAAGTATAATTTTTAA
- a CDS encoding DUF6048 family protein: MKYILKYCFSLFLLGTTLGSFAQENDANTDPKTMRYAKPYGLRLGVDLNRLAKNLYEEKYKGFAVTGDYRINTNLYVAAELGMEDKYNQTDPLTYTTSGEFIKLGIDYNVYKNWLDMNNMIYVGGRLAYSTFKQNLESYTIRDTNHYFESITFPGQEFKGLNATWVEFVAGVKAEVLNNLYLGFSAQLNFLVSDTKIDNFENLYIPGYNKKYSGNVGVGFNYTISYLIPLYKK, from the coding sequence ATGAAATACATATTAAAGTACTGTTTTAGTTTATTTTTACTTGGTACAACTTTAGGCAGCTTTGCGCAAGAAAATGATGCAAATACCGATCCTAAAACCATGCGTTATGCCAAACCTTATGGTTTGCGTTTAGGAGTAGATTTAAACCGATTAGCAAAAAATTTATACGAAGAAAAATACAAAGGTTTTGCTGTTACTGGTGATTACCGTATTAATACGAATTTATATGTTGCTGCCGAATTGGGCATGGAAGATAAATACAACCAAACCGATCCGTTAACTTACACCACATCGGGTGAATTTATTAAACTTGGTATTGATTACAATGTTTATAAAAATTGGTTGGATATGAATAATATGATTTATGTTGGTGGGCGTTTAGCTTACTCAACGTTTAAGCAAAATTTAGAATCGTACACAATTAGAGATACCAATCATTATTTTGAATCGATTACATTTCCTGGTCAGGAATTTAAAGGCTTAAATGCAACTTGGGTTGAATTTGTTGCTGGTGTTAAAGCAGAAGTTTTAAACAATTTATATTTAGGTTTTTCGGCTCAATTAAACTTTTTAGTTAGCGATACAAAAATTGATAATTTTGAAAACTTATACATACCGGGCTATAACAAAAAATATAGCGGCAATGTAGGCGTAGGTTTTAATTATACTATTAGTTATTTAATTCCTTTATATAAAAAATAA
- a CDS encoding DUF6452 family protein: MKNILKYFVLLTSCLLFWSCEKDDICAEEDPTTQAVVLEFFDKNDPTKAKNPNQLLAYVSGKDIAIAAEGNKLVLPLMVNANTTTWNLVLNGNNDNATDDIADVVTFNYEVEQQYVSKACGYKANFILNPTDGVTTTHNWISAIEVINPNIVNPNEIHIKVLF; the protein is encoded by the coding sequence ATGAAAAACATTTTAAAATATTTTGTACTGCTTACCAGCTGCTTGTTATTTTGGAGCTGCGAAAAAGATGATATTTGTGCAGAAGAAGATCCGACAACGCAAGCCGTTGTTTTAGAGTTTTTTGATAAAAACGATCCTACAAAAGCTAAAAATCCAAACCAATTATTGGCCTACGTTTCTGGTAAAGATATTGCCATTGCTGCAGAAGGTAACAAATTGGTTTTACCTTTAATGGTTAATGCCAATACCACAACTTGGAACTTGGTTTTAAATGGTAATAATGATAATGCTACAGATGATATTGCGGATGTAGTTACATTTAATTACGAGGTAGAACAGCAATATGTTTCTAAAGCTTGTGGTTACAAAGCTAATTTTATTTTAAATCCGACTGATGGCGTAACCACCACGCACAACTGGATCAGTGCCATAGAAGTTATAAATCCTAACATTGTAAACCCAAATGAAATACATATTAAAGTACTGTTTTAG
- the rlmD gene encoding 23S rRNA (uracil(1939)-C(5))-methyltransferase RlmD → MRKKTDKIVFENVEVLDAGAKGVSVAKAPDGKVIFIPNVVPGDVIDIQTFKKRKAYYEGKAIAFHKLSEDRIEPICEHFGACGGCKWQNMNYDKQLFYKNQEVYNNLKRIGKIELPEFEPILGSKEQFFYRNKMEFSFSNARWLTDDEIKSDAELVRENGLGFHIPKMWDKILDIKKCFLQPDPSNEIRNAIREFATANNMEFFNPREQSGFLRTLMIRTASTGELMIVIQFFKEDVAKRELLLNFLLEKFPNVTSLQYLINGKANDTIYDQEVICYHGRDHIIEEMEGLKFSINAKSFYQTNPEQAYELYKITRDFAGLTGEELVYDLYTGTGTIAQFVAKKAKKVIGVEAVPEAIADAKINAERNNITNCDFFVGDMKNVFNDEFIAQHGQPDIIITDPPRDGMHKDVVEQILKIAPKRVVYVSCNSATQARDLALMDEMYKVIRVRPVDMFPQTHHVENVVLLEKK, encoded by the coding sequence ATGAGAAAAAAAACTGACAAAATCGTATTCGAAAACGTAGAAGTCCTAGATGCGGGTGCAAAAGGTGTTTCTGTTGCGAAAGCTCCAGATGGCAAGGTAATATTTATTCCGAACGTTGTTCCGGGTGATGTTATCGACATTCAAACATTTAAAAAACGTAAAGCTTATTATGAAGGTAAAGCCATTGCTTTTCATAAATTATCTGAAGATAGAATAGAACCAATTTGTGAACATTTTGGTGCTTGTGGTGGTTGTAAATGGCAAAACATGAACTACGACAAACAATTGTTTTACAAAAACCAAGAAGTTTACAACAACTTAAAACGCATTGGTAAAATTGAATTGCCTGAATTTGAACCAATATTAGGTTCTAAAGAGCAGTTTTTTTACCGCAATAAAATGGAATTTTCGTTTTCTAATGCTCGTTGGTTAACCGATGACGAAATAAAATCGGATGCCGAATTGGTGCGCGAAAATGGTTTAGGTTTTCACATTCCAAAAATGTGGGATAAAATTTTAGACATTAAAAAATGTTTTTTACAACCAGATCCATCTAACGAAATTCGAAATGCTATTCGTGAATTTGCTACCGCAAATAATATGGAGTTTTTTAACCCACGCGAACAATCTGGTTTTTTACGTACGTTAATGATTCGTACCGCATCAACCGGCGAATTAATGATTGTAATTCAATTCTTTAAAGAAGATGTAGCAAAACGCGAATTATTATTAAACTTTTTGTTAGAAAAATTCCCGAATGTTACCTCGTTACAATATTTAATTAACGGCAAAGCAAACGATACCATTTACGATCAGGAAGTTATTTGCTACCACGGCCGCGATCATATTATTGAAGAAATGGAAGGTTTAAAGTTTAGCATCAACGCCAAATCTTTTTACCAAACCAATCCAGAACAAGCGTACGAATTATATAAAATAACACGTGATTTTGCTGGCTTAACCGGAGAAGAATTGGTTTACGATTTATATACCGGAACCGGGACCATTGCTCAATTCGTTGCTAAAAAAGCTAAAAAAGTTATTGGAGTTGAAGCTGTGCCAGAAGCAATTGCTGATGCCAAAATTAATGCCGAACGCAACAACATTACCAACTGTGATTTTTTTGTTGGTGATATGAAAAATGTGTTTAACGACGAATTTATTGCACAACACGGACAACCAGATATTATTATTACCGATCCGCCACGCGATGGTATGCACAAAGATGTGGTAGAACAAATTTTAAAAATTGCGCCAAAACGTGTAGTTTATGTAAGTTGTAACTCGGCAACGCAAGCTCGTGATTTGGCTTTAATGGACGAAATGTACAAAGTAATTCGCGTTCGACCGGTAGATATGTTTCCGCAAACGCATCACGTAGAAAACGTTGTTTTATTAGAAAAGAAATAA
- the rocD gene encoding ornithine--oxo-acid transaminase, with translation MTTTKLTSTEAIGLEDRYGAHNYHPLPVVLAKGEGVYVWDVEGKKYYDFLSSYSAVNQGHCHPAIVKALTDQAKTLALTSRAFYNDKLGLFEEKITKLFGFDKILPMNTGAEAVETAIKLARKWAYEVKGTPENEAVIVVCDNNFHGRTTTIISFSNDVNARRSYGPYTEGFVRIPYNDLDALKEVLTNKNVAGFLVEPIQGEAGVFVPDEGYLAKAKALCEANNTLFIADEVQTGIARTGKMLAVNHENVQPDILILGKALSGGMYPVSAVLANDSIMHVIKPGQHGSTFGGNPIAAAVAMAALDVVLDEKLADNAEAMGQILRDELNKYIATSNICTLVRGKGLLNAILINDTEDSDTAWNICLRLRDKGLLAKPTHGNIIRFAPPLVMTKEQILDCARIITETLAEFER, from the coding sequence ATGACTACAACTAAATTAACTTCAACCGAAGCTATAGGTTTAGAAGACCGTTACGGAGCGCATAATTACCATCCGCTACCTGTGGTTTTAGCAAAAGGAGAAGGAGTTTATGTGTGGGATGTTGAAGGAAAAAAATACTATGATTTTTTATCATCATATTCGGCGGTTAACCAAGGACACTGCCATCCTGCAATTGTTAAAGCGTTAACTGATCAAGCTAAAACTTTAGCACTAACTTCGCGTGCTTTTTACAACGATAAATTAGGATTGTTTGAAGAGAAAATTACCAAGCTTTTTGGTTTTGATAAAATTTTACCAATGAACACCGGGGCTGAAGCTGTTGAAACGGCTATTAAATTAGCTAGAAAATGGGCTTACGAGGTAAAAGGTACACCAGAAAACGAAGCGGTAATTGTGGTTTGTGACAACAATTTTCACGGACGTACAACAACCATTATTTCTTTTTCTAACGATGTAAATGCACGCCGTAGCTACGGACCATATACTGAAGGATTTGTTCGCATTCCGTACAACGATTTAGATGCGTTAAAAGAAGTTTTAACAAATAAAAATGTTGCCGGATTTTTAGTAGAACCTATTCAGGGTGAAGCTGGTGTTTTTGTTCCAGACGAAGGATATTTAGCAAAAGCAAAAGCGCTTTGTGAAGCGAATAATACCTTATTTATTGCTGATGAAGTACAAACCGGAATTGCTAGAACCGGTAAAATGTTAGCTGTTAATCATGAAAATGTACAGCCAGATATTTTAATTTTAGGTAAAGCACTTTCTGGCGGTATGTACCCAGTTTCTGCAGTTTTAGCAAACGATAGCATTATGCATGTTATTAAGCCAGGACAACACGGATCTACCTTTGGAGGTAACCCAATTGCTGCAGCTGTTGCTATGGCAGCTTTAGATGTTGTTTTAGACGAAAAATTAGCAGACAATGCAGAAGCAATGGGACAAATTTTACGTGACGAATTAAATAAATACATTGCAACCTCTAACATATGTACTTTAGTACGTGGTAAAGGTTTGTTAAATGCGATTTTAATTAACGATACCGAAGATTCAGATACTGCTTGGAATATTTGCTTGCGTTTACGTGACAAAGGTTTATTAGCTAAACCAACGCACGGCAACATTATTCGTTTTGCACCGCCATTAGTAATGACAAAAGAACAAATTTTAGATTGTGCTCGTATTATAACTGAAACGTTAGCAGAATTTGAAAGATAA